The DNA window CCGGCACCGTGAGCTTTGTGGGCGTCGTGGTGGACCGGCCCGTCATCACCGTGGACCACGGCAACGGCCTGCGCAGCAGCTTCGAACCCGTGGCGAGCACGCTGGCGAAAGGCGACGCCGTGGCCAAGGGGCAGCTCCTGGGCACGCTTCTTGCCGGGCACTGCGGCCCGACGCCCTGCGTTCACTGGGGCGTGCGCCGGGGCGACGAGTACGTTAACCCGCTGGAATTCGTCCTGGACCTGCGGCCGTCGGTCCTGCTGCCCCTGGACGGACGGCCTCCCGACTGACCCTGCGGGGTCGGGCGGGATCGGGCGGGATTGCGGCCGGGACTACACGTGGGGCTAGACGATGGCCGAGATGCCGGTGATGGCACGGCCGGTCACCAGCGTGTTGACCTCATGGGTGCCCTCGTAGGAGTAGATGGCCTCTGCGTCGGCGAAGATCTTGGCCATCTCAAAGTCGGTCACGATGCCGTTTCCGCCGAGCAGGCTGCGGCCAATGGCCACGCTCTCGCGCATCCGGGCGGTGGTGAACGCCTTGGCCAGAGCAGACTGCTCATCCTTGGCCTGGCCCGCGTCTTCGAGCTGCGACAACCGCACCATCATGCCCATGGAGCTGACGGTGTTGCCCAGCATCTGGACCAGCTGGCTCTGCACCAGCTGGAACGACGCGAGGGGGCGTCCGAATTGGTGGCGCTCCACCGCGTAGCGCCGGGCGACGTCAAAGGCGGCAAGCTGCTGGCCCACGGCCTGCCACGCCACTGCGAGACGGGTGACCTTCAGGACCTTGTTGGTGTCGCGGAAGCTGTTGGCATGGGCGAGTTTGAAGAACTCCGGAACGGCCACATTCTTGAGCGTGATGTCCGCGTTCTGCACGGTCCGCAGCGATATCTTGTTCTCGATCTTGGTGGCGCTGAACCCGGGCAGCGTGGTGGCCACGAGGAATGCCTTCACCTGGTTGTCAGCCACGTCTTTGGCGTAGATGACTACCCAATCGGAGAAGGTCGCGTTCCCGATCCAGCGCTTTGCGCCGTTGAGAATCCACTGGTCACCCTCGCGCCGGGCCGTAGTGCGCGTTCCGCCGGCGACGTCGGAGCCGCCCAGGGGTTCCGTGAGGCCGAAGGCACCGATCTTCCTGAGTGCGTAGATGTCCGGCAGCCAGGCGTCCTGCTGCTCGCGGGAGGCGAGCGCCTCGATGGACCCAGTGAAGAGTCCGTCGTGGACACCCATGAATGTGGCAATGGACGTGTCCGCGCGCGTGACCTCGGCGTGCACGATGCCAGCGAAGAGGTTGGAGTAGCCCTGGCGGCGCACCGGGCTGACGAGGTCGATCTCGGCGAGCTTCGGGATCAGCTCCATCGGAAACTCGCCCCGGTTCCAGCAGTCCACCGCAATGGGCTTCACCTCGCGGGCCAGGAAGGAGCGGATCTCGGCCAGCCGGTCCTGTTCTTTGCCGTTGAGCAGCTGCTCGAAGGCGAAGAAGTCGCCGTCGGCGTAGGGCAGGTCGTTAATGTCGGTCGCAGCTGTGGACATGATGTTCCTTCGCGGGTGATCAGCACCGGCCTGACGGCCGCGCCTTGCGTCAGCAGTATGTTACTGGTGAGTAACTTACCGCAGTTGCCCTGGGAAACAAAGCCCGCGGAGCACACCCGCGTGCGGCCACTGGCATGTGACTACTGCAACCTCTTCAGGCCCCGCCCTTCTTCCTTTCCGAACATGGCCGCGAAAAGCAGCGCCAGGACCGCCACCAGGTAACCGACGCTGACGCCAATGAACCAGCTCACTCCGGCGCTTTCCAACCCTGTCACCACGATGACCAGGCAAAGAAAGAGGGCAGCCAGGTTCATGATGACTGCCACTTCCCGCCACTTCGACAGCCTTCTCCGCACCTTCCGACGAGGCACGTTCGCGGGAGACAACCTGTCTTCAAGGGCCAGGAAGACCAAGAGGGAGGGGATGACTTGGGCGAGCAATCCTGCCGCGTCCGGATCGATATTCATGGCGCAAGCTTAGGCACCATCTCCGCCGTCCCGACCGGTAACCACCGACGGATCCTCCAACGGAAGAACGGCCGTCGGAACCTCGCCCGACGCTTTCACGGGCCGGCATCACAATGAAAGTGCCCCCGAGCCGCGTTTCCGCGGCTCAGGGGCACTTTTCGGGTAGGGCTACTCGGACTTGAACCGAGGACCTTAGGATTATGAGTCCCGCGCTCTAACCAGCTGAGCTATAGCCCCACGCCCCGGATGCTGCGGCCCCTCACCGGGGTCCGCCATCTGCAGGGCAAAAACACTCTAGCAAACTGGCGGCCGGCTCTAGACCACCTTGGCCTTAGACCACCTTGTCGTCGTAGCTCGCGCCACGGTACAGGTCCTCGAAGGTCTGAAGGGTCCCCTGGATGCTGTGGGGCTCCACCATGCAGCGGCTGGCGTGACCCATGGCCTTCCGCTCCTCGGCCGGCAGGCGCAGGATCCGCGTCAGCTTCTCCGCCAGGTCCGCGCTGTCGTTGGGCGTGAACAGATAGCCGTTCTCACCGTCCCGCACCAGGTGGGGAAGGGCCATGGCGTCGGCCAGGAGCACAGGTGTGGAGGCTGACATCGCTTCAAGGGTCACCAGCGACTGCAGCTCCGCGGTTCCCGGCATGCAGAAGATGTCCGCCCTGATGTACGCCTTGCGCAGGTCCTCGTCGCTGGCCAGGCCCAGGAACCTGACCCGGTCCTGCAGGCCGAGCCGCTCCACGAGCGCCTCAAGCGCAGACCGGACTTCCCCTCCGCCCACGATCTCCAGGTGCACGTTCAGGTCCGCGGGGCTGGCCGCCACGGCTTTGATCAGCACATCAACGTGCTTCTCTTCCGCCAGCCGGCCCGCAAAAAGGACGGTGGGATGAGCGTGCGGCTCAATGACCTCGTCCGGCCTGAGCTCGTAGGCAGCGGAGTCGATGCCGTTGGACAGCGGCAGCACCTTGCGCAGGAAGGCGTGCTGGTGCATGGCCTTGGCGGCCAGCGGGGTAGGCGTGGTCACGACATCCGCCTGGCCCATCACCTTGCCCATGTCCTTCCAGGATATTTTCCCGATGATGTCCTTGAACCACTGCGGGAACGGCAGGAACGGGTTGAGGTTCTCGGGCATGAAATGGTTGGTGGCCACGATCCGGATACCGCGCTTCGCGGCTTCGTAGAGCACGTGCTCGCCGATCATGTAGTGGCTCTGGATGTGCACTACGTCCGGCTGAACCTTGTCGAACAGCAGGCTGATCTCCTTCTTGATCTCCCACGGGAAGCAGATCCGGAAATACTCGTGCGTGAAGACACCGTGCGAGCGAAGCCGGTGGACGGTGGCTTCCTTGCGGATTTCGGTGAAGCTTTTACCCTTGTCCGGCCGGCAGGCGAGAACGTGGACGTTGTGTCCGCGGGCCGTCATTCCCTGGGCCAGCCTGTAGCCGAACTGTGCTGCGCCGTTGACGTGGGGCGGATAGGTGTCCGCCGCAATGAGGACGGTCAGTGGACGCTGGGCATCGGGCATGGTCACGTGGAGAGCTCCTGATGGTCACGGTGCGGTTGGCTTTGACAGACCGCACCTGGTGGCCGCTGGCGCGTTGGCGCCTGGCCCGCAGTGAAAAATCGGCTAGTGGGATGCCCTGCCTGCAGCCTTCCGAGCGTCTTTCTTGCGCTTGGTGACTTCGGGATGGTGCCTGGAGAGGGCTATCACTCCCACGATAGCAAGGGATGCGGCCGTACCCATGGCAATCGCCAAGACGGCGTGGACATCCGGACGCAGCTCTCCCAGGATGGCGATGCCGATCGCGATGCCCACAATGGGATCAATCACCGTCAGCCCGGCAATCACCAGGTCCGGCGGGCCGGTGGAGTAGGCACTCTGCACGAACCAGGACCCCAGGCCTCCTGCCGCTGCGATGGCAACCACCGAGTACCACTGCACGTTCAGCAGGGCCAAACCGTTCGGATCGATGAGGTGCTTGCCGATGATCCGGGTCAGCACCGCCACGAATCCGAACAGGACGCCGGCGCCAAGGATGTAGATGAAGGCGCTCATGCGGTGCTTGAACATGGCCGCCAGCGTGCCGAAGATACTCACGGCCAGGGCAAGCAGCAGGACAATGGTGAGCTCGTCGGCGGAACTGACGTGGTGGTTTTCCTGCGTAACGAACACGGCCAGGAGAACAAACAGCGCCGAGCCCGTGACGCAGGCGGTGATCGCCACCACCGTGGCCCGGTTGATGCTCAGCCCCTGGTCCTTGGTGTTCACGATGGTGGTGATGACCAGGGCGATGGCTCCGATTGGCTGCACGACGGTCAGCGGGGCCGACACCAGGGCGACGGCGTTCATCGCCATGCCCATGCACAAGAGCAGGAGCCCGAAAACCCACCGGGGATTCCGCAGCAGGCGCAGGAATCCGTTGGAGCTGAGCGCCAGCCCGCCGGTGTCGGCTTTGACCGCGCTCCCCTGCCGTTGGGCGCCAAAGGCCAGGAAGAATGCGCCCATGACCGCGAGGAAAACCGCAACCCACACCATCAGCCGTGCCCGCCGTCGTCAGCAGCAAGCACTTTGCCTTTCCGGCGGATGGCCCAGAAATAGTTGTAGGCGGCCACCCAGTGGCCGAGCAGCCCCAGGCCGAGCACGATCCACGCCGCAACGAAGTAGGCATCAGCAAAGGGTATGGCCAGTTTCGAAAGCACCAGGAGCGGAGTTCCCAGCAGCAGCAGTCCGGTGCGGGCCTTGCCCACCATGCTGACCGGCAGATCCGGATGGCCGTGGAAATAGAACAGCGACATGGTGAGCAACACGGCATCCGGCACCAGGAGTGCGGCCAGGTACCACCACTGCACCACTTCTGCTATCACCAGTGTGACCGCCACGGCGATGAGCGCCAGCCGGTCGGCAATGGGGTCCAGGACGCGGCCCAGCTTGGAGGTTTGGTTGAACCGCCGGGCGACGTACCCGTCAACCCAGTCGGTGCCGCCCATGACGGCCAGCACCAGAACAGCCAGTCCGTACTCGTGCCGGGAAAGCACCAGCCAGATGAAGAGCGGCACGCCCATGAAGCGCAGAACCGTGAGGAAGTTGGGGATGGTGAAGACCAGATCGCGGTCGACGTGCGGCTGGCCGGGCCCGGAACCAGCGCCGGTGAACCTCATCCGGTCCCCCTCTCCATGGCGGGCGGCGTCTTCCTGTCAAAGTTCAGGGCAGCGCTCAGCTCTTGAACAGTTTGCGTAGCAGCGCGAGCAGGACCGCGGCGGATGCGGCGAGGGCGAGCAGCGGCTTCCAGCGGGCTTCCAGCTGCCCCGGCAGGGAGCCCCGGTTTTCTCCGGAGCGGGCCGATGACGACAGTGACGAAAGCTTTTCGGCCGCCCGCTCCGTGCCTTCCCGGAGTTTGTCCTTGCCGTTGTCCAGGCGGTGCCGGGCAAGAGCAAGGAGGGCCTGGGCCTGGGGTTTGACGTCGATCTCCTCGCCAAGCTCGTCACGGACGCCCTTGAGGTGTTCACGGCGCTGGTGCAGGCGGCGGCGGAGTTCCGGCTCGGTGGGGGCGGGCAGGTCAACGGCCTCTGCTGCGGCCTTGGCTTCCTTGTCTGTCTTCTCCTTGGCCTTGGCAGCCTCCTTGGCTTCCTTGGCAGCCTTGGCCTGCGGCGAGTTCGGGTCCAGCACAGCGGGGTCGAAGTCCGAGCCTTCCTTGGCGATGCCAAGATCATGCTTAAGGCCGCGGATAGTGTCCTCCGGGACGAGCGGCATTGCCTGCTTGAACTTCCGGAGGCCGACGAGCCCGCCGATGAGGGCAATGATGAGGAACACGGCGCATACGATCAGTGCCGCGAGCCAGGCAGGCATGATGGTGGCCAGTCCCATGATGGCGGCGACGATCAGGCCGGTCAGCAGGAAGGCGGCAAACACGGCGGCCACTCCGAAAAACGCTCCGGCAACGCCCAGCTGCTTGCCCTTGCGCTTGACCTCGACCTTGGCCAGGGCAATCTCGTCGTTGAGCTGGCGCGGCGCCAACTGGAAGATGAGTTTCAACGTTTTTGGCAGCGCAGTAATACGCAATCCCTGGTTGGCCCGCCCGCTGTGACGCCCGCTCATAGGTTCCGCCTAACTGGTTCCATAGTTGATTCTTCTTCGGCTTCTCCGGGTCGGACTGTTGCTCAGCGCGTCCCCGGTGACAAAACTATCATTCAGGGTCTTCCCCAACTTCTGGAAATACTTTCCGGCGAGCCCTCCAACGCTGTAAAAGTATGATCTTTGCACCCTAGGATTGGTCTCTGTGACCACCATCAACCCGGGCGATGCACTCAGCCGCCGCCAGAAGTTCCTCTACATCCTCCTTCTTGGCGCCCTCACGGCTCTGGGCCCGTTCACCGTGGACCTCTACCTGCCGGCCTTCCCGGCGCTGGAGGCGAGCCTGGGAGTATCGGAGGCGGCCGTCCAGCTCACCCTGACCGGCACAACACTCGGCTTTGCGCTGGGACAACTGGTGGTTGGGCCGTTCAGCGACAAGTTCGGCAGGAGGATGCCCCTCATCCTGGCAACGGCCCTGCACATCGCCGCCTCGGTCGGGGCCGCGCTCTCGACGGACATTGCCAGCCTGGGCCTCTTCCGTGTCCTGATGGGCATTGGCGCAGCGGGCGGCGGCGTCGTGGCCATGGCCATGGTGCGCGACCTCTTCAGCGGCTACGCCATGGTCCGGATGTTCTCACGCATGGCCCTGGTCAACGGGCTGGCCCCCATCCTGGCGCCCGTCATCGGATCGCAGCTGCTCCTGGTGATGCCGTGGCCTGGCATCTTCGTGTTCC is part of the Arthrobacter sp. KBS0703 genome and encodes:
- a CDS encoding M23 family metallopeptidase; amino-acid sequence: MKAPALIALLFLAAAATAPATVPAAGAPAAPVSLRAPLPAAGSWSWPLTPRPAVLRAFDPPDKPWLSGHRGVDLKSSSDGGPVTAPESGTVSFVGVVVDRPVITVDHGNGLRSSFEPVASTLAKGDAVAKGQLLGTLLAGHCGPTPCVHWGVRRGDEYVNPLEFVLDLRPSVLLPLDGRPPD
- a CDS encoding acyl-CoA dehydrogenase family protein — translated: MSTAATDINDLPYADGDFFAFEQLLNGKEQDRLAEIRSFLAREVKPIAVDCWNRGEFPMELIPKLAEIDLVSPVRRQGYSNLFAGIVHAEVTRADTSIATFMGVHDGLFTGSIEALASREQQDAWLPDIYALRKIGAFGLTEPLGGSDVAGGTRTTARREGDQWILNGAKRWIGNATFSDWVVIYAKDVADNQVKAFLVATTLPGFSATKIENKISLRTVQNADITLKNVAVPEFFKLAHANSFRDTNKVLKVTRLAVAWQAVGQQLAAFDVARRYAVERHQFGRPLASFQLVQSQLVQMLGNTVSSMGMMVRLSQLEDAGQAKDEQSALAKAFTTARMRESVAIGRSLLGGNGIVTDFEMAKIFADAEAIYSYEGTHEVNTLVTGRAITGISAIV
- a CDS encoding glycosyltransferase, producing MTMPDAQRPLTVLIAADTYPPHVNGAAQFGYRLAQGMTARGHNVHVLACRPDKGKSFTEIRKEATVHRLRSHGVFTHEYFRICFPWEIKKEISLLFDKVQPDVVHIQSHYMIGEHVLYEAAKRGIRIVATNHFMPENLNPFLPFPQWFKDIIGKISWKDMGKVMGQADVVTTPTPLAAKAMHQHAFLRKVLPLSNGIDSAAYELRPDEVIEPHAHPTVLFAGRLAEEKHVDVLIKAVAASPADLNVHLEIVGGGEVRSALEALVERLGLQDRVRFLGLASDEDLRKAYIRADIFCMPGTAELQSLVTLEAMSASTPVLLADAMALPHLVRDGENGYLFTPNDSADLAEKLTRILRLPAEERKAMGHASRCMVEPHSIQGTLQTFEDLYRGASYDDKVV
- a CDS encoding DMT family transporter, with product MVWVAVFLAVMGAFFLAFGAQRQGSAVKADTGGLALSSNGFLRLLRNPRWVFGLLLLCMGMAMNAVALVSAPLTVVQPIGAIALVITTIVNTKDQGLSINRATVVAITACVTGSALFVLLAVFVTQENHHVSSADELTIVLLLALAVSIFGTLAAMFKHRMSAFIYILGAGVLFGFVAVLTRIIGKHLIDPNGLALLNVQWYSVVAIAAAGGLGSWFVQSAYSTGPPDLVIAGLTVIDPIVGIAIGIAILGELRPDVHAVLAIAMGTAASLAIVGVIALSRHHPEVTKRKKDARKAAGRASH
- a CDS encoding CDP-alcohol phosphatidyltransferase family protein, which translates into the protein MRFTGAGSGPGQPHVDRDLVFTIPNFLTVLRFMGVPLFIWLVLSRHEYGLAVLVLAVMGGTDWVDGYVARRFNQTSKLGRVLDPIADRLALIAVAVTLVIAEVVQWWYLAALLVPDAVLLTMSLFYFHGHPDLPVSMVGKARTGLLLLGTPLLVLSKLAIPFADAYFVAAWIVLGLGLLGHWVAAYNYFWAIRRKGKVLAADDGGHG
- a CDS encoding phage holin family protein → MSGRHSGRANQGLRITALPKTLKLIFQLAPRQLNDEIALAKVEVKRKGKQLGVAGAFFGVAAVFAAFLLTGLIVAAIMGLATIMPAWLAALIVCAVFLIIALIGGLVGLRKFKQAMPLVPEDTIRGLKHDLGIAKEGSDFDPAVLDPNSPQAKAAKEAKEAAKAKEKTDKEAKAAAEAVDLPAPTEPELRRRLHQRREHLKGVRDELGEEIDVKPQAQALLALARHRLDNGKDKLREGTERAAEKLSSLSSSARSGENRGSLPGQLEARWKPLLALAASAAVLLALLRKLFKS